The window GTCCTGGCGGAACGCGGGACGCAACAGGCCCTCGTATTCCTCGCGGGTGAGGCGGTTCATCTTCTCCGCGATGGTGTTGCCGATGTCGAGGGCCCTGCTCGCGTACGGCTCGGCTTGCATCGCGGTGTGGTCGAGATAGGTCATGGCCTTGTCGGCGGCGGCGTGCTTCATCTCCTGGAAGCGGCGCGTGCCCACGGCGACGGCGACGAACGGCTTGGCGATGCTGGCCTGCTCGTCGACGGTCTTCTGCACGATTCGCTGGATCATCGTGAGCAGCCGGTCGGACTTCGGGCCGCGCAGGATGCCGTCGATGATGTTCGGGACGGTCATGACCTCGCGGGCCACCAGGTCGCCGTACTGGCGCGCGACTTCGAGCCTGCGGCGCTGGAAGACGCCCTGGAATGGGAAGACGCCCAGGATGCGGCGGCGTTCGCGGGGGAAGAACACCAGCTTGATGGCCAGCCAGTCGGTGATCCAGCCGATGGTCGCGCCGAAGATCGGCAGAATCAGCGGCTCGCGCGTCAGCGCCCACACGAACGTCTGCACCACGCCGAGCGCGAAGCCGAAGTAGATGCCGCAGCGGGCGATGAACGACATCTCCGGGCGCGAGATGTCGCGGGTGAGCCGGACCAGCAGCTCCTTGTCTCGCTCCAGGGCGTTCACCGCGACCTGTTCGACGTCGAGGACCTCGCCGATGTTGGTGCGGATCTCGTGCATGATCTTGCGGACCATGACCGGCGCGCCCGCCTGGACCTGCTTGATGATCAGGTCCTGGGCCAGCACGGGCAGCATCTCCCACAGCTGCGGGTGGTAGCGCTCCATGACGTCGCGGGCGATCTCGTCGATCGTCATCAGCAGCGGGCCCTGGATCTGCCGGGCCACCTCGTCCGGGTCAAGCCGGTCGGCGATCTCCTGCGGGTCGATGAGCTTGCCGGTGATCAGCTGCGCCGACGTCCGGATCATCCGTGCGGAGTTGCGCGGGACCACGCCCTGCCAGCCCAGGAACGGATCCCAGATGCCCACGAAGCGCAGGGGGCGGAACATCATCTCGATGGCGGCGCGCTTGGTGATGTAGCCGATGATCGCCGCGATGAACGGCATCGACACGTACACCGGCCAGTGGGCGGCGAAATCGTCGAGGATCAGGACGCCCTCCCTTATCTACCTGTCGGTAGATTAATGCAGCACCAGCAGGACCTGCAGTTCACCCACGAGGAACCCGATGATCGCGCCGACCGCGATCAGCTTCCACTCGTCCTGTTTGAACGCGGGCCGCAGCAGGCCCTCGTACTGGATCGGGGTCAGCTGCTGGATCTGCTTGATGATCGTGTTGCGGATGTCGAGGGCGTCGGTCGCGTAGTCCTCGACGTGCCGCAGCGTGTCCGGGATGCGCTCGATCGCCTTGCGGGCGGCCTCGTGCTTCATCTCCTGGTACTTGCGTGAGCCCACCGCGGCCACCACGAACGGCTTGGCGATGCTGGTCTGGGTGTCGATCGAGCGCTGGACCTCGCGTTGGATCATCGCGTAGAGCCGGTCCGACTTGGGGCCGGTCAGCACGGCCTCCATGACGTTGCGGACCGTCATGATCTCCTTGGCGATCAGGTCGCCGTAGTCGTGGGCGACCTCCATCCGGCGCTTCTGGAACATGCCCTGCCAGCCGACGCCGAAGAACTTCTTCGGCTGCCGCGGGAAGAAGATCATTTTGAGCGCGAGCCAGTCGGTCAGCCACCCGGTGAGCCCGCCGAAGATCGGCATGATCCACGGGTTCTTGGTCAACGCCCAGGCGACGAGCTGGACCAGCCCGATGATGAATCCGAAGTAGATGCCCGACATCGCGATGAACCGCATCTCCGGCTGCGCGGTGTCGCGAATCAGCCGGTTGAGCATGGCCTTGTCGCGCACCAGGTTGCGCACCGCCATGTCCTTGACGTCGAGCACGTCCTCGATGTTGGCGGCCAGCTCCCGCATCAACTTCTCGACGATCCGCGGCGCCTCCGCCTGCACCCGCGACAACACGAGCCGCTGCGCCTGCTGCGGCATCAGCTCCCACAGGTTGGGCTGGTACTGGGCGAGCAGCTCACGGGTGATCTCGTCCACCGCGCGGGAGATGGGTTCCCGCAGTTCCTCGGTGACCTTCTTCGGGTCGAGCCGGGCGAAGATCTCCTTCGGATCGATCAGGTTGGTCGTCATCAACTCCATCGCGGTGGAAGCCATCCGATGCGAGTTGCGGGGGATGACACCCTGCCAGCCGAGGTAGCCGACCCCGACGAACTCCAGCGGCTTGAACATCATCTCGATGGCCGCGCGCTTGGTGATGTACCCGATGATCGCCGCGATGAACGGCATGGACACATAGACGTGCCAGTGCGCGCTGAAGTCGTCGAGAATTGCCCGCCAGTCCACAACCCCTCCGTCCATCGCGCGAAGTGAGGATCGCACGTACCCGGAGTATCCGAACGGGTGACCGGCCCATTCTGTGACCCGGAATGCTCAGTGGAGTGAGCAGAACCAATCAAGTACCCGTCGGCGAGTCCAGCGTGTAGCTGTACTTGGTCGGAGCGAGTCGGCGCTCGTCGGGAGCCCAGTCGGTCCACACGCGGAGGTTTC is drawn from Actinokineospora alba and contains these coding sequences:
- a CDS encoding DUF445 domain-containing protein, whose amino-acid sequence is MPFIAAIIGYITKRAAIEMMFRPLRFVGIWDPFLGWQGVVPRNSARMIRTSAQLITGKLIDPQEIADRLDPDEVARQIQGPLLMTIDEIARDVMERYHPQLWEMLPVLAQDLIIKQVQAGAPVMVRKIMHEIRTNIGEVLDVEQVAVNALERDKELLVRLTRDISRPEMSFIARCGIYFGFALGVVQTFVWALTREPLILPIFGATIGWITDWLAIKLVFFPRERRRILGVFPFQGVFQRRRLEVARQYGDLVAREVMTVPNIIDGILRGPKSDRLLTMIQRIVQKTVDEQASIAKPFVAVAVGTRRFQEMKHAAADKAMTYLDHTAMQAEPYASRALDIGNTIAEKMNRLTREEYEGLLRPAFRQDEWKLIAVGAAIGALVGELQVLLLLG
- a CDS encoding DUF445 family protein, whose translation is MDGGVVDWRAILDDFSAHWHVYVSMPFIAAIIGYITKRAAIEMMFKPLEFVGVGYLGWQGVIPRNSHRMASTAMELMTTNLIDPKEIFARLDPKKVTEELREPISRAVDEITRELLAQYQPNLWELMPQQAQRLVLSRVQAEAPRIVEKLMRELAANIEDVLDVKDMAVRNLVRDKAMLNRLIRDTAQPEMRFIAMSGIYFGFIIGLVQLVAWALTKNPWIMPIFGGLTGWLTDWLALKMIFFPRQPKKFFGVGWQGMFQKRRMEVAHDYGDLIAKEIMTVRNVMEAVLTGPKSDRLYAMIQREVQRSIDTQTSIAKPFVVAAVGSRKYQEMKHEAARKAIERIPDTLRHVEDYATDALDIRNTIIKQIQQLTPIQYEGLLRPAFKQDEWKLIAVGAIIGFLVGELQVLLVLH